The Manis javanica isolate MJ-LG chromosome 2, MJ_LKY, whole genome shotgun sequence genome contains a region encoding:
- the OTUD6B gene encoding deubiquitinase OTUD6B isoform X2, with translation MISKDKKAALEKEREERIAEAEIENLSGARHVESEKLAHILAARQLEIKQIPSDGHCMYRALEDQLKEQECPLTVAALRSQTAKYMESHVEDFLPFLTNPNTGDMYTPEEFGKYCDDIVNTAAWGGQLELRALSHILQMPIEIIQADSPPIVVGEEYPKKPLLLIYMRHAYGLGEHYNSVTRLVNTATENCS, from the exons ATGATATCCAAG GACAAAAAAGCTGCattggaaaaggaaagggaagaaaggatagCTGAAGCTGAAATTGAGAACTTATCTGGAGCTAGACATGTAGAAAGTGAAAAACTTGCTCACATATTGGCAGCTAGACAGTTGGAAATTAAACAGATCCCATCTGATGGCCACTGTATGTACAGAGCCCTTGAGGATCAACTGAAAGAACAGGAATGCCCTCTGACTGTGGCTGCCTTAAGAAGTCAAACTGCTAAATATATGGAAAGCCATGTGGAAgactttctgccatttttaacAAACCCTAATACAGGAGACATGTATACTCCAG AAGAGTTTGGAAAGTACTGTGATGATATTGTAAACACAGCTGCATGGGGAGGTCAGCTTGAG CTAAGAGCCTTGTCTCATATTTTACAAATGCCAATCGAGATAATACAGGCAGATTCACCTCCTATTGTAGTTGGTGAAGAATATCCAAAAAAACCACTATTACTTAT atatatgAGACATGCATACGGCTTAGGAGAACATTACAATTCTGTTACACGGTTGGTGAACACAGCTACTGAAAATTGCAGCTAG